The Heyndrickxia vini genome contains a region encoding:
- a CDS encoding YciI family protein, translating into MRFLLIVKATEYSEAGVADGKDYLEAMTSYKKSLAQKGIFLADEELQPSSTGLRITYPKKGRKPEILAGPFPVNQGLIMEYMLINVSTEDEALNWALKMPVPKVRGKYEIELRRLKEEIESIHDPGIMAMEASLQDHLHMLKKI; encoded by the coding sequence ATGAGATTTTTATTGATTGTCAAAGCCACAGAGTACTCGGAGGCAGGAGTAGCCGACGGAAAGGATTATCTTGAAGCAATGACTTCGTATAAGAAGTCACTGGCTCAAAAAGGTATATTTCTTGCCGATGAAGAGCTTCAGCCAAGTTCAACTGGATTAAGAATAACATATCCAAAGAAAGGTAGAAAACCAGAGATATTGGCTGGCCCGTTTCCAGTAAACCAAGGGCTTATCATGGAATATATGCTGATTAATGTGAGTACGGAGGACGAGGCGCTAAACTGGGCGCTGAAAATGCCGGTTCCAAAGGTGAGAGGTAAGTACGAGATAGAATTGCGAAGATTAAAAGAGGAAATAGAGTCTATACATGACCCCGGAATTATGGCGATGGAAGCCTCTTTACAAGATCATCTTCATATGTTG